A single region of the Nicotiana sylvestris chromosome 6, ASM39365v2, whole genome shotgun sequence genome encodes:
- the LOC138871051 gene encoding uncharacterized protein, with protein sequence MTNPQDNTGTPLQPTPSDSSTSPPPSTTPKPRLRRVKMLARKIVNSGDLSRKLNEKLKREGKYGDEKGKGKRVVDNSPIDDLSVPSIYGVEQENVEESGKKSGGSRSGESAKGLVNLSAQGDEPGSSTEETLADLLKKVRASYDPKKRRTPTPKAPSAPKPSKKRKASSPKTTETSLPKGRATRSKVKRSESNLQKALAESKKKRMAKGKSKVAESSEAVDIEEMELIHQEKVTTVEIQTPKPKKPKTSSKQSSSVFEVAEPSLAKRTRSVVKSKQVRVSEDEEWSEEEDDKSDGK encoded by the exons ATGACAAACCCACAAGACAACACTGGAACTCCTCTACAGCCCACTCCCTCTGACTCATCTACCTCTCCTCCACCTAGCACGACTCCCAAACCAAGGCTGAGAAGGgtaaaaatgcttgctcgaaaaaTAGTAAATTCTGGGGATCTCTCAAGGAAATTGAATGAGAAATTAAAG agagaGGGTAAATATGGTGACgagaagggaaaagggaaaagagTGGTTGATAATTCACCCATTGATGATTTGTCTGTACCTTCTATTTATGGGGTTGAACAAGAAAATGTTGAAGAGAGTGGCAAAAAGTCAGGGGGAAGTCGTTCTGGTGAATCTGCTAAAGGGTTAGTTAATCTAAGCGCACagggagatgaacctggttcatcaactgaagagaccctagcagacctGTTGAAAAAGGTTAGGGCaagttatgatccaaagaaaagaagaactccCACACCAAAAGCCCCCAGTGCACCTAAaccctccaagaaaagaaaggcttcatcCCCAAAAACTACTGAAACTTCCTTGCCAaagggaagagccacaagaagcaaGGTGAAACGGAGTGAGAGTAATCTACAAAAGGCTCTGGCTGAGAGTAAGAAGAAAAGGATGGCTAAAGGAAAGAGTAAGGTTGCAGAGTCCTCAGAAGCTGTTGATATTGAGGAGATGGAACTGATCCATCAGGAGAAAGTTACAACAGTGGAGATTCAGACTCCCAAGCCCAAAAagcccaagacttcttccaagcaGTCTTCCTCTGTGTTTGAGGTTGCTGAACCCTCattagccaagaggacaaggtctgtagtgaaaagtaaacaagttagagtttctgaagatgaggaatggagtgaagaagaagatgataagtCTGATGGTAAATAA